A stretch of DNA from Equus asinus isolate D_3611 breed Donkey chromosome 20, EquAss-T2T_v2, whole genome shotgun sequence:
CCATctgcccggggggggggggggggggggggggggggcacatgTGGGGCCTTCCAGGTTGAGACAAAGGTAGATCAGGCCCCAGAGGTGAACACTGCCATCTTCCCCAAAGTGAAGGAAGAGACAAAGCCTGAGATGGTGACAGCGACAACTATGAACAGAGGGTCAAGCTCCTGGGGACCAGAAATGCATTTTCTGATGGAGGCACCATCCTAGGGCTGGAGGTCCCAAACAaaactcccctccccccagcaaggGGACCCCAGGTTCAGCTCAGTTGCCGCCCCAGGCACCCTGACATGGGAAACAGGTGCTTTCTGAGTACTGATGGAACAGGAGACCCAGGAAGCTGGTAGTGGGAAGGGTGGGGCTAAAACCAGGAAGTGTTTAGATTTGGGTATGTCAttagtaataaaacaaaaaatgcaatCATGAAACTTCCCTCCAAAAAGTTCACATCTCCCCTTTACCCAGCAAGCTCCTTAGCCTGGAAGGCCACTGTGATCTGACCCCTGCCCCAACCCCAGCCCAACTGAACTCCCCTTCCATTCCTTGGACATGCCATGATGTTCATGGCTCTGCACTCTTGCCAACAACCTTACTCCTAGCCtactttcctccctctctgctctcatGTGTCAAAGGACTGATTGCTCTGCGTTGTCAAGTGTTTGCTTACTCGTGTTTTCCCCACCAAGCCTGGAGCTGCCAGAGGAAAGAACCTGACTCCTGTGTCTCCAGCGCCTGGGGAACTTGAAGCCACGTGAGTTGTGTTTTCTGTGTCTTGATGTGTTTGGAGGAAGCATATCCATGTGTCTATAACGGATTTATGGGGTGTCTAGCGGTAGATAAAGGACTTTGAGCTATGTTTGTGCCTGGGGTGATAGCTTCTTCCGATGGGGGTTGAGGGGGGCGGAGTAGAGGGACGATCCAAGCCTAGAAGGGGCTAATGGAAAGGAGGGGCCAAAGTGGGTCAGGGCTTAGATGGCAGAGGATGAGGTCAAGGAGGAAAAGGGGACTGTTGGTCTATGCACAGGGTCCACGCTCCGAGTTCCAGGGCTCAGAACCAGCAGGGCGACCACATAAGCGAACCGAGCGCGGCGCCCGTGGCGGCCCCGGCGAGCATGCCCATGGCCAGCGGGGCGCCCGCGCTGTAGCAGGGATCCTCCCGCACTACCACGTGCGTCACGCCAGGGCCTGCAGAGAGAGCCCGCCCATGAGGGCCGGAGACCTcagagaacagagcagagagaTCTTCgtccccttcctccagcctgaCTCCAGCCCAACCGAAGGTAAGGCGCTGAGCCCACTCTCCTCCCcacttgaagaaactgagggctTAACGCGAGAAGAACGCGCACTCCGTCCCCAGGGCTTCCAGGCCTTGGATCTGCTACAGATGTTCTTGGACGGTGGGGCTACGGTGGAACGGCAAGGAAACCCCCAGATCTCTAAGAAATCGTCACACTGCACCCGAGAATGGGCGGTCCCAACGGCTAGACCCCGGAGCGGGAGGAGGCGGCCGTTCCCATATTAGCCACCAGGGGCCGCTGTCAGCGCAGGAACGGGTATTGCTGGGCAGCCGAGGGGAATGCATAGTGGCCGGTCTAGAGAGGTGAGGTCAGctctggagtggggaggggcgCTGGTCCAAGAACTATTAGGAGTCTCAGGATGGGGAGGGTCTTGCAGAGGGTCCCGCCTGGGAAAATCCGTAATCACTAAAAGGGTGGGGCCTGGTCTGGACAGATAGACCacggcggggcggggcctgacGCCGGATcgggcagggggcagggcggAGCAGGCCGGAGACATACCTGCGTAGGGCGGTCCGTAGTAGCTGCGGACATATGTGGCCTCGTGCGCGTTGGGGGGCACCACCTCATAGTAGTCCTGGTACGGGCTGTAGACACGCACCTGGGAAGCCCCACCAGGTTAGCTGCCCGGGAACTCCCTGGCCCAGGTGTGGTCCCCTACCCACCACCCGGGGCTCTGGGCCCATGGAGCCGCCTCACCAAGTTTACAAATGGGTCTCCAGGGACCAGCAAGCTCCAGGAGAAAGGCCCTGCCTCCCCACAAGGTGCATGGTCTTTGTCCTCTACAACTCCAGCCCCCACATCCAACTCCCAGTGATGCTATCTTCCTGCTCTGGCCTCCTACCTAGCACTCCCCTGGTCAAAAATTCTCCATGGCTCCCAAATTCCCTTCATAGATGGTCTAATATTTGCTAGCAGCTCTCTAGTGGTCCCACTTGGAGATACCCAATGGGTTTCTCTACTCTCCTAATCATGGGGAGGGAGAGCTGGCCAAGCCCCAGGCCCAGGAAAtaaaagggggttggggaggaaggaaggaaaaggaagggtaGGGATGAGAAGTAACTAAAGTACTATCGAGCATCCACCATGTGCCAGGTCCTGAGGCAGGTGTTCATGTGTTACCTCCTCTGATCCTTACTCAGGCATTGCCACAGGGCTGgggatggaggctcagagaagaacGGCCAGTGTTCTCTCTGGGCGGGGGGACTGCACTccttgccctcttccctcccccattAGGTTTTCACCAATCCCTGCAAGCCTAACTCAAAAGTTACCGACTCCAGGAAGCCCTTCTGATCTCAGAAAGAATCCTTTCCTTCTGAGTTCTCTGTGGATTATGCTTGTACCTCTTGTTCCCATGCTTCCTGGCCTTTCGTGTCTACACCCCAAATGGGAGCCACCTATAGGCAAGGTGTATGATTCATTTCTGTCACCAGCAGGGCCTAGTGAATAGCAAGAACCACTAAGTATGTGCAGAATTAAATGGAAGCTCCTCATCCAAGCCCCTCACTTTCCCCATGTGGGAGCAGACCTGCAATAGGGGTAGGATCCCCTTCTCTCCTGGGTCCTTCTTCTTAGCCCCcttccaccctctctctctctctaactggGCTTCACACTCAAATGGTCCAGCTTTCCTTAGAAGTCCAGGGGTCTTAAACTACACTCATCTCTAAGTGATTTCATCATCCTTCCATTCCCCCCAAACTTGCTCTTCTGTAAATGCCTTTCTCTAAATGCCACCATCATGCACTCGAACCAGGACATCaggtgggcacccttgtcttcacACACTCATCTTGCACATGACATTAGCCACCAGGTTTCAGGATTTTATCTTCTAAATAGGCTCTTCTGTCCATCCTGCTGGCCAGTGCCAAGAGAATAAGCCTTTGGTTTTGGCAACTTGGAAGTTGTGGGTGACTGAAAAAACACTTTTCAGAGAAGTGGTTGGGGGAAGAAGCCAGACTGTGGAGGGCTGAAGAATGGTTgagaggtgagggatggaatcaaCATGTCATATCTCTTTCAACAAGTTTGGCTGTGAAGGGGAGTTCTCCCagcacactttgtgatttcaaatCTCCATGCCATCTCCCTTTGGTAGGGATGCCCCCCTCATCTTTTTTCATTCGACTACCTGTCTTTCAGTCTCGAATCAAGTATCAGTCTCCTTGAACCTCAGGTTCTGTTGGGGTCCCACCTGGGCACCCATACCCCTTAGAGTTCCCCCATCACAGCAGCAATAACCCTGTAGTGTCATTGTTTGTATCCCTGTGAGTGTGTGTCCCTCCCATCAGACTTGGagacccctcctcccccaagGGCAGGGACTGGGTCTAGTCAGGCCTGATTGGAACTTGGTAGGTGTTTAATGTATTGAATTTATCTCAATGAATCAAATACAGGGCCAGACTGGAACTAAGGTCACCCAACTCTAAGTCCAGTTTCAGGTTAAGGACAACAACCAGTCCCAGGGTAATGCAGGAGGCTAGACAAGCAATGCTCAGTCTCAAGTGACTTCCTTCACTGTGCTCCTTCCCCAAAGGTGATCCAACGGGGCTTTCTGGTGGGGGTGGCCAGGATCTGAGCTTCATGCCTAGAAGGAGCTAGAGAGATGTAAGCACTCAGACCCCCAATTCTACTGGTAGGGAAGTTGAGGTCCAGAGCCTACACCTGCCTTACAGCTGCATAGTGAGCCAGTGGCCCTGTCAGGCCCTGGAGAGAATGGAAAACACCACCTCGTCCCCATGGGGCACCTGTTTCTACCCTCCAGGCCTGGGAGGCCCAGAGGTAAAGTCATGTGGGTCACCTGGCAACAGGGCAGGGGATCCCCCAGAGATCTCACAGACAGAACCTAAGGGCTTGATCCctgatcctctctctctctctgcagaccCAGCCCCTTTTGCAGATGGGGACAAGGCCAGCCACATGCAAATAGATCCCTTCCCTGGGAAAAGCTGTTGCATACTTAGGTTTACAGCCTTTTAAGTCTTATTTTTAGGCATTCCCACTTTAAACAAATTTGTATCCTAGCTTAGGCATGGGGCATGCCTCAGAATGCTGGGCTGGGAGTCCTGCCTCCTACTGATGAATTAAGTGACCCTGGTCAAGTGAGGTAAACTCTCAGAGCTTGAGTTTTCTCCTCTGTCAATGGGGACAGTATTTCCTACACTGCCCACTCCCACGGCACAGTGAGAATCCTGCAGAGCCATATCTATGCAACTGGGTGGTCCTAGCACTTCTGATAATAGAAAAGCACTTCTATTTCCAAGGCCCAAGCCCAGACCTATGAAATTAGAGCATCCAGAGGTAGGATCtgaacatttgtatttttttttaaagtcctttaaGCGATTCTAGTGCCCAGTCACATTGAGCACCACTGTGCTAGAAAAGGAGCTCACAGTTGACCATAAGACCACAGATTCTCTAAGGCAAGTCCCGCTACTGTGCCCACCCCATGTCGGGCAGAGcactggggacagagagagggtTCATCCTCAAATCCTGCTTTCCAGAAACACTGTGGGGAGTAGGCAGGGAGACAGACACGGATTAAATTATAACATGCAGTAGTGGGGCTGTAACAGGCTTTCACTCTTTCCATCTTATGCTTTCACTTATTTGCTCATTCAGTGAACAGTGTCTGAGGCCTACCTGCGCCAAACCCTCATGCACCAGGAATAAGGAGGGTCAAAATAGACTGTCCCCATCATTGAGCActcattgagcacctgctgtataccTAGCACTGTGCCAGGCTCCACAAGGGCAGAGCTGTTCAGACCTGGTCCTTGCCTTGGAGGAAGTTCCAGGTCTCATGGGAGaatagagacagaaataaacagaCTTGAAACCAGGCAGAATGAAGACAGCACTAAGCATTAGTGTAGTGGGCTGTGGGGGGGGGAGTGACAATGCCTGGAGGTCTGGGAGgtcctccctgaggaggtggcaGCCTTTGAGGTGGGTCTTAGATGATAAGCATCAGTTTGTCAAGTGTATAAGGAACCTAAGGGTCTTCgtagcagagagaacagcatgtgcaaaggctagGAAGAGGGAAGAAGTCAGGCGCAGCTGGGAGCAGAGGGTACAGCACAGCAGTTGGAGCACAGGGATGAGAGGGATGTGCTAGGCGAGACTGGCCCAGACCAGATCCCAAGGACCTTGAAAGCAGGGCTGTTGTTGGTGTCTTGTGGTTGATGGGGAGCCATGGAATGTTCGTGAGCAGGGAAGGGATGTGACCGGACCCACTTTTGGAGGCATATCCTGGTGGCCAGAATGGAGGCAGGAAGGGCTGAGCCAGCACTTACCCAGATCCGCCTCTCAACCTTACAGGGGCTCCACGAGCGGGTCACACACCTGACCGTGGGGCAAACCCGGCGGCTCCTGGGAGGGACGGTGGCTCCAGCTGGGGCCTGCTCAACCCACAGAAACCCAAGAAGCGGGAGGGAGGGTGTCAGAGGCCCTCTATACCTGGAGAGACTTGGAGCCTTTAACAGGCCCTACTAGAGCCCTTTGCCAgctgggcaggggaagggggtgtcctcttcctcctcagcccATGGTAGTGGGGGCAGGTTCAGAGGGGGTGGTGACTTTGCCAGAGTTACACAGAGAAGAAGGGCCAGTATTGACTCTCCAGAATTAGCCCACCTTCACCTGTTTCAGGCTGCTGAGGCTCCCAGTCTCCAAGGGGGACAGAACAGCTCTGATCCGCCCTCCCGCC
This window harbors:
- the PLEKHB1 gene encoding pleckstrin homology domain-containing family B member 1 isoform X1 — protein: MALVRGGWLWRQSSILRRWKRNWFALWLDGTLGYYQDETAQDEEDRVLIHFNVRDIKIGQECHDVQPPEGRSRDGLLTVNLREGGRLHLCAETRDDAIAWKTALMEANSTPAPAGATVPPRSRRVCPTVRCVTRSWSPCKVERRIWVSAGSALPASILATRICLQKWVRSHPFPAHEHSMAPHQPQDTNNSPAFKVLGIWSGPVSPSTSLSSLCSNCCAVPSAPSCA